From Toxorhynchites rutilus septentrionalis strain SRP chromosome 2, ASM2978413v1, whole genome shotgun sequence, a single genomic window includes:
- the LOC129768271 gene encoding zinc finger protein 572-like: MSLSVIKLLVNNHSRVCRFCLESNPEKLSDVYEQILGESNVASISITIRNVLSVLGLQITLDDPHPKLICRHCREFLFAIHDFREESLQSIQLLDKARLLKEFPDVTFDDIVEGDSVIGESEHKSEHSVSNEVEEEGIVEALEEESENGDIPLTTTLTEEEVVVNPENGDRIDIKEEELYVEQTKEERDESEWIMFEEIEIGEEQEDDMEPIYLEEEQDSHQEFDQTLYSSSTMTPADQESQSNACVEVDPSETYKPSASKKCPICGITSTSMVVHMRTHTKIRPFVCEICSKGFYTSNKLRSHISSVHHKERNFRCEICGKAFSMKKTLNAHMMSHLAEKSHVCTMCSKSFLFRWALAKHERTHTGERPFVCTLDGCGKSFASSSNLRQHQKTGAHWKQPREDVCKECDKVFQSKYALRAHKKIHEQRRASATQRQVH; encoded by the exons ATGTCCCTTTCTGTAATCAAATTACTAGTCAACAATCATTCTCGAGTTTGTCGCTTCTGCCTAGAATCAAATCCGGAAAAATTGAGCGATGTATACGAACAAATTCTGGGAGAATCGAACGTTGCAAGCATCAGCATTACCATTCGCAATGTGCTATCTGTTCTGGGGTTACAG ATAACCCTAGATGATCCACATCCGAAATTGATATGTCGGCATTGTCGAGAGTTTCTTTTCGCGATTCACGACTTTCGGGAAGAGTCCTTGCAGTCAATTCAACTGTTGGATAAGGCCAGACTGCTGAAGGAATTCCCCGACGTAACGTTCGACGATATTGTGGAGGGGGACTCGGTGATTGGCGAATCGGAACACAAAAGTGAACATTCGGTATCGAATGAGGTAGAGGAAGAAGGTATTGTGGAAGCACTGGAGGAGGAATCAGAAAATGGAGATATTCCTCTGACAACAACACTGACAGAAGAGGAAGTTGTGGTGAATCCAGAGAATGGAGATAGAATAGATATTAAAGAGGAGGAACTTTATGTTGAGCAAACGAAAGAGGAGCGTGATGAATCGGAATGGAttatgtttgaagaaattgAGATTGGTGAAGAACAGGAGGATGACATGGAACCAATTTATCTTGAAGAGGAGCAAGATAGTCATCAAGAGTTTGATCAAACATTATACAGTTCTAGTACAATGACACCGGCAGACCAGGAATCTCAAAGTAATGCTTGTGTAGAAGTGGATCCCAGCGAGACGTATAAACCTTCGGCATCAAAGAAATGTCCAATTTGCGGCATTACGTCTACTTCGATGGTGGTCCACATGCGAACACACACCAAGATACGGCCGTTCGTTTGTGAGATTTGTTCCAAGGGATTCTACACCAGTAATAAACTGCGCTCTCACATCAGCTCGGTGCATCATAAAGAAAGAAACTTTCGGTGCGAAATTTGTGGAAAGGCATTCTCGATGAAAAAGACGTTGAATGCCCACATGATGTCACATTTGGCGGAGAAATCACACGTTTGCACGATGTGTTCCAAAAGTTTTCTCTTCCGCTGGGCACTCGCGAAACATGAGAGGACTCATACCGGCGAAAGGCCCTTCGTTTGTACGCTCGATGGATGTGGCAAAAGTTTCGCTTCGTCATCAAACCTGAGGCAGCACCAGAAAACTGGTGCGCACTGGAAGCAGCCACGTGAAGATGTGTGTAAGGAATGTGATAAAGTTTTCCAAAGTAAGTACGCTCTGAGGGCCCATAAGAAGATACACGAACAGCGAAGGGCATCGGCAACGCAAAGACAAGTGCATTAG
- the LOC129768275 gene encoding exosome complex component MTR3-like produces MLQKQIIVKTEIHVKLYSTVLVWFVLDHEVNRRLDKLHRKVLKMPVDLKRINGPEGSVPYQIFSKNRDKTFEERLAEVFNSSGRRKCDRKKSESRKYFMKLGVVSTAKGSAYLELGNTKVIVSVFDPREIPKQNKFSELGVLYCDFKFSPFACTHRKNPQTDAEERSLAAALTKALQPVVCRHLFPNFQIDIFANVLEDDGSVLGAVITAAGLALSDATISMFDIVTASTVAVFGDNIYLDPTLDEQKICLEGGKNGNHGIITMAKLHTLDQISEMRQIGNITQETLMNACKRLNEANNDVAPVVQQMLIGKVQRHLSEIDLDDDDEKDGATEDLNKSVISVDSQS; encoded by the exons aTGCTACAGAAACAAATAATTGTCAAAACTGAAATACACGTGAAATTATATTCTACtgttttggtttggtttgttttGGACCACGAAGTTAACCGCCGGTTGGACAAATTACATAGGAAGGTATTAAAGATGCCAGTCGACCTGAAACGAATCAACGGCCCGGAGGGATCGGTGCCATatcagattttcagcaaaaaccGCGATAAAACATTCGAAGAACGTCTCGCGGAAGTATTCAATTCATCCGGCAGAAGGAAATGTGATCGAAAGAAGAGTGAAAGCAGAAAGTATT TTATGAAACTGGGCGTTGTCTCAACCGCCAAAGGATCAGCCTATCTCGAGCTCGGAAACACCAAAGTGATAGTATCGGTGTTCGACCCGCGTGAGATTCCTAAACAGAACAAGTTCAGCGAACTTGGGGTGCTGTACTGTGATTTCAAATTCTCTCCGTTCGCTTGCACTCATCGCAAAAATCCACAAACGGATGCGGAAGAGCGTTCGCTAGCTGCGGCACTGACCAAGGCCCTGCAACCAGTGGTATGCCGGCATCTGTTTCCCAACTTTCAGATCGATATTTTTGCCAACGTTTTGGAGGATGATGGTTCCGTGCTTGGTGCGGTTATTACAGCGGCTGGTCTAGCATTGAGTGATGCCACTATTTCCATGTTTGACATCGTAACCGCTTCAACGGTGGCAGTGTTTGGCGACAACATTTACCTAGATCCAACGCTAGACGAGCAAAAGATTTGTTTGGAAGGTGGCAAAAATGGCAATCACGGTATCATTACCATGGCCAAACTTCACACGTTGGATCAAATATCGGAAATGCGACAGATAGGCAACATTACGCAGGAAACGCTAATGAATGCGTGCAAGCGGCTCAATGAAGCGAACAACGATGTTGCTCCCGTTGTTCAACAAATGCTGATAGGAAAAGTACAGAGACATTTGAGTGAAATCGATTTGGATGACGATGACGAGAAAGATGGGGCTACTGAAGATTTAAATAAAAGTGTCATTTCGGTTGATTCGCAGTCATGA
- the LOC129768276 gene encoding splicing factor 3B subunit 5 yields MGDRYNIHSQLEHLQSKYIGTGHADTNKFEWLTNQHRDSLASYLGHYDMLSYFAVAENESKARIRFNIMEKMLQPCGPPPDKPED; encoded by the coding sequence ATGGGTGATCGCTACAACATCCACAGTCAGTTAGAGCATTTGCAGAGCAAGTATATCGGAACGGGTCATGCGGATACTAACAAGTTCGAATGGCTCACGAATCAACACCGGGACTCGCTAGCTAGCTACCTGGGTCACTACGATATGCTGAGCTATTTTGCGGTTGCAGAGAACGAGTCCAAAGCTCGCATCAGATTCAATATCATGGAGAAAATGTTGCAGCCGTGCGGACCGCCACCAGACAAACCAGAGGATTAA
- the LOC129768270 gene encoding glycoprotein endo-alpha-1,2-mannosidase — MSVLNFKITIKTMKLCICFIGISSLLLLVLCLYISLNTPEKAVPSLITGSEQQVISYELLRSQNAALVPEKYNEHEVKSRIIREKIKRLAGGRNAELSTPARRNRTIELNRNIQIFYHASVAWYRPHPTVPSDRVVSRIIENGSSVSFRPSDDHVINIAFYPKRKLYNTTETILREHFNDIQNCGIGVVILVWHPSFNEGLLRAIFKTAAIHNLKIAVNIQEYPERTIESIRNNIKYFIDLFGKEPTSTLSYFRVLSKQRDLPIFYIRKAYQITDANWTRLLSRNGILTIRGTSYDAIVLAHISTKEHKTIVRRGGFDGFYTYLPSNGANYASTWKNWSQLKKFADTYHLIFVPTIGPGYYDRRKYTRNALLNHGITNIKRYRSNGQYFDVAWRTALKNNAQIITINSYNNWVDGTQIEAAIPMFGFRDYLPGSPEKYLDLTQSWVEEYVKYKLNSIKNSKKSEGALGCYEFINNTLC, encoded by the exons ATGTCCGTCCTCAACTTTAAAATCACCATCAAAACGATGAAGTTGTGTATCTGCTTCATCGGCATTAGTTCTCTCTTACTGCTAGTACTTTGTCTTTACATTTCGCTAAATACTCCCGAGAAAGCTGTACCGTCTTTGATCACCGGATCAGAACAGCAGGTGATCAGCTATGAGCTGCTCCGGAGTCAAAATGCCGCACTGGTTCCTGAGAAGTACAACGAACATGAGGTTAAATCACGTATTATCAGGGAAAAAATAAAACGTTTGGCCGGCGGAAGAAATGCAGAATTAAGTACTCCTGCACGACGAAATAGAACCATCGAACTCAATCGGAACATACAAATATTTTACCACGCATCAGTGGCATGGTACAGACCTCATCCAACGGTACCGAGTGACAGG GTGGTTAGCCGGATAATTGAGAATGGATCCTCGGTATCGTTCCGTCCCAGTGATGATCATGTGATAAACATTGCATTCTATCCGAAACGTAAATTGTACAACACAACAGAGACGATCCTCCGAGAGCACTTCAATGATATCCAGAACTGCGGAATCGGTGTTGTAATTCTTGTGTGGCATCCATCATTCAACGAAGGACTGTTGAGGGCGATCTTCAAAACGGCAGCTATTCACAATCTAAAGATTGCTGTGAACATTCAGGAGTATCCCGAAAGAACGATTGAAAGCATCAGGAATAATATCAAATACTTCATCGATCTATTCGGAAAAGAACCAACCAGCACATTGAGCTACTTCCGTGTGCTCTCCAAACAGCGCGACCTACCAATATTTTATATCCGGAAGGCATACCAAATTACGGATGCCAACTGGACGCGGTTACTTTCGCGAAACGGTATACTCACAATTCGGGGAACCAGCTACGACGCGATAGTTTTGGCACACATCAGCACGAAAGAGCACAAAACGATAGTTCGACGAGGGGGTTTCGATGGTTTCTACACGTATCTTCCAAGCAATGGAGCAAACTATGCGAGCACTTGGAAGAATTGGTCGCAACTGAAAAAGTTTGCTGATACGTACCATTTGATTTTTGTCCCCACGATTGGCCCCGGTTATTACGATCGTAGAAAGTACACTCGGAACGCACTGCTGAATCATGGTATCACAAACATCAAGAGGTACCGCTCGAATGGGCAGTATTTCGATGTTGCGTGGAGGACGGCTTTGAAGAACAACGCCCAGATCATAACGATCAACAGCTACAACAACTGGGTGGATGGAACCCAAATTGAGGCCGCAATACCGATGTTTGGCTTCCGAGACTATCTACCCGGGTCACCCGAAAAGTATCTGGACTTGACGCAGTCTTGGGTCGAAGAGTACGTGAAATACAAGCTGAACAGCATTAAGAACTCGAAGAAGAGCGAGGGTGCTCTGGGTTGTTATGAATTTATCAACAATACTCTTTGCTAG